DNA from Bradyrhizobium japonicum USDA 6:
AACCCTTGGAACCGTCAGCCGCATTGTCGATGCAAAGACTGCTCAGAAACAATCGGCCATTCGGAACGTCGGCTGCTGCCATCGCTTGATGTCCGACCGGGTGGCGTCTCCTGCATTAGAAAGAGCTGATATGCCAGAGCAAAGCTCTCCTCGCGGCAGTTGCAACTTGATCGTCGAGGACGAACCGATGCTCCTCTTGATGGCGAACGACATCGTCCAGGATGCGGGGCTGCATCCGCTCCTTGCCGGCAATGCCGATGAGGCCATCAAGATTCTTGAAACCCGACAGGATGTCTGCGTGGTCTTTACGGATGTCAGGATGCCTGGCTCGATGGACGGGATTGGGCTCGTGGAAGCCGTTCGCGAAAGATGGCCACCGATCCAGCTCCTTGTGGTCTCCGCCCATCTGGTCGAAGGCTCTGAGCTACCC
Protein-coding regions in this window:
- a CDS encoding response regulator; protein product: MIVEDEPMLLLMANDIVQDAGLHPLLAGNADEAIKILETRQDVCVVFTDVRMPGSMDGIGLVEAVRERWPPIQLLVVSAHLVEGSELPDGARFFRKPYPSEAIISTLRELAA